Proteins encoded together in one Staphylococcus aureus window:
- the hemE gene encoding uroporphyrinogen decarboxylase, which yields MVHNKNNTILKMIKGEETSHTPVWFMRQAGRSQPEYRKLKEKYSLFDITHQPELCAYVTHLPVDNYHTDAAILYKDIMTPLKPIGVDVEIKSGIGPVIHNPIKTIQDVEKLSQIDPERDVPYVLDTIKLLTEEKLNVPLIGFTGAPFTLASYMIEGGPSKNYNFTKAMMYRDEATWFALMNHLVDVSVKYVTAQVEAGAELIQIFDSWVGALNVEDYRRYIKPHMIRLISEVKEKHDVPVILFGVGASHLINEWNDLPIDVLGLDWRTSINQAQQLGVTKTLQGNLDPSILLAPWNVIEERLKPILDQGMENGKHIFNLGHGVFPEVQPETLRKVSEFVHTYTQR from the coding sequence ATGGTGCATAATAAAAACAATACAATTTTAAAAATGATCAAAGGTGAAGAAACATCACATACACCTGTTTGGTTTATGCGACAAGCTGGCCGTTCGCAACCAGAATATCGAAAATTGAAAGAAAAATATTCACTATTCGATATTACACATCAGCCGGAGTTGTGCGCTTATGTAACACATTTACCAGTTGATAATTATCATACAGATGCAGCAATTTTATACAAAGATATTATGACACCATTAAAGCCAATTGGTGTCGATGTAGAAATTAAATCGGGTATTGGTCCAGTGATTCATAATCCAATCAAAACAATTCAAGATGTTGAGAAACTTTCTCAAATAGACCCCGAACGAGATGTACCATATGTATTAGATACAATTAAACTTTTAACAGAAGAAAAGTTAAATGTGCCGCTAATAGGATTTACTGGGGCACCATTTACATTAGCGTCATATATGATTGAAGGCGGACCATCGAAAAATTACAATTTTACAAAAGCGATGATGTATAGAGATGAAGCAACATGGTTTGCTTTAATGAATCATTTAGTTGATGTATCTGTTAAATATGTAACAGCTCAAGTCGAAGCAGGTGCCGAATTGATTCAAATTTTCGATTCATGGGTAGGTGCATTAAATGTCGAGGATTACAGACGTTACATTAAACCACATATGATTCGATTAATCAGTGAGGTTAAAGAAAAACATGATGTGCCGGTAATTTTATTCGGTGTAGGTGCCAGTCATTTAATCAATGAATGGAATGATTTACCGATTGATGTATTAGGCCTAGATTGGAGAACGTCTATTAATCAGGCTCAACAATTAGGCGTTACTAAAACATTACAAGGGAATTTAGATCCATCAATTTTATTAGCACCATGGAATGTCATTGAAGAGAGATTGAAACCAATATTAGATCAAGGTATGGAGAACGGTAAACACATCTTTAATTTAGGACACGGTGTATTCCCAGAAGTGCAACCAGAGACGTTACGTAAAGTAAGCGAATTCGTACACACATATACACAAAGATAA
- the hemH gene encoding ferrochelatase has protein sequence MTKKMGLLVMAYGTPYKESDIEPYYTDIRHGKRPSEEELQDLKDRYEFIGGLSPLAGTTDDQADALVSALNKAYADVEFKLYLGLKHISPFIEDAVEQMHNDGITEAITVVLAPHYSSFSVGSYDKRADEEAAKYGIQLTHVKHYYEQPKFIEYWTNKVNETLAQIPEEEHKDTVLVVSAHSLPKGLIEKNNDPYPQELEHTALLIKEQSNIEHIAIGWQSEGNTGTPWLGPDVQDLTRDLYEKHQYKNFIYTPVGFVCEHLEVLYDNDYECKVVCDDIGANYYRPKMPNTHPLFIGAIVDEIKSIF, from the coding sequence ATGACTAAAAAAATGGGATTATTAGTTATGGCTTATGGCACACCTTATAAAGAAAGTGACATAGAGCCATATTATACAGATATTAGACATGGTAAACGTCCATCTGAAGAAGAACTTCAAGATTTGAAAGATAGATATGAATTTATAGGTGGTTTATCACCATTAGCAGGTACAACAGATGACCAGGCTGATGCGCTAGTTTCAGCATTAAATAAAGCATATGCAGATGTTGAATTTAAACTATACTTAGGATTAAAACACATTTCACCATTTATCGAAGATGCGGTTGAACAAATGCACAATGATGGCATTACTGAAGCAATCACGGTAGTACTAGCACCACATTATTCTTCATTTTCAGTAGGATCATATGACAAACGTGCTGATGAAGAAGCTGCAAAATATGGTATTCAACTTACACATGTGAAACATTATTATGAACAACCTAAATTTATTGAATATTGGACGAATAAAGTCAACGAAACATTAGCTCAAATACCGGAAGAGGAACATAAAGACACGGTATTAGTTGTTTCGGCACATAGTTTGCCAAAAGGTTTAATCGAAAAGAATAATGATCCATATCCACAAGAACTAGAACATACTGCGCTTTTAATTAAAGAACAATCTAATATTGAACATATCGCGATTGGTTGGCAATCTGAAGGTAATACAGGTACACCTTGGTTAGGGCCAGATGTACAAGATTTAACACGTGATTTATATGAAAAACATCAGTATAAAAACTTTATATATACGCCAGTAGGTTTTGTATGTGAGCATTTAGAGGTGCTTTATGACAATGATTATGAATGTAAAGTAGTTTGCGATGATATTGGTGCGAATTATTATCGTCCAAAAATGCCGAATACACATCCATTATTTATCGGTGCAATTGTTGATGAAATCAAGTCTATATTTTAA